The window TTTCGTTTCTAGAGTCATATAGGCGTTAGTGAAGAGCGACTAAGATTATTTGGCAAGTTTGAAGTGTTGTAACTGTTGAAATGAGATCTACTAGTGGCAACATGCTAAACAAGGAACGTGGAATCAATGGAATGGAAAACGGAACGGAACGTGGAATAGAATGCGTATGTGCCATATGTCTGCATAATGATGCAAGCTCACAATTTTTAGGACGCAGACACTGAGACAGTATGCATACATCCATGATACTTGATGCATGAGAAGCATCCGGCCTAACAGATCACCTCATTGGCAATGAGTGGAATATGCCCCCTGGAAGAGGTTAGAAGAACCAGGTATACCGAAGTAGAGTCaagaaataatttaatttaatgctGCCTTACCATATACTATAGTAGCTTCAGCAATGATTCCTGCAACAGAACAGTCTAAGGAGAATTCTTCTAGCTTTCATCCCTTATTCGCTAAGCACGAGCTCTCAATTTAATGAATCGCCTTTCCAGCCATTGTATCAAGGCACAGTGACAATCCCTGCGAACACAAGTCCATTTTATCAAGAGCTGAAAGACGCCCCTATATAGCTACTGGGATTTAGACCTCAGGAAATTTCGTCACTCCCCAAACACGAATCAGCTGCATATTATCACTGTCGGATTGAGTGCGTGCATGAGAGCAGCtgaaccaattaattaattaacctttgAACCAATGAGCCTTTTGTATTCCAACTGATATTTAAAGCCAGCTCTTCATGCACTTTCCGTCGAGAATACCTTCGTATGTTACCTGATTCTCTAAAATGTTACGAATGGCTGATTTGCTCATTAGTCGATTGCGTTGTTCATTCCACGgtattgttgtgttatgttcaTTATAGACAATACACAtgtaattgttgtgttgtgttgttcatTTATCTAGTAGTAATTTACACAGTATAACTGCAGTGTTGTTGATCGTGTACTGTTTTGGTAGTGGATGTATGGATACGGTCTGTTTCTTCGTTAGATACGCAGTTCTGACGTTCCAGGTTGCGCGTTTCACATTCCATTACGTAATTACACATTTTTGTGAGCTTGCATCTGTAATACGCAGACATAGGCTAGCACATGCGGATTTTATTCCACTTTCCTTGTTTTAGTGTTCGCTTGTTTTTGTATGACCACACGTACTTAACGCGCATTAGGTCGTACACTTTACCTTCTACATACATTTGCTTCCGACGCCGATGGAGCTTGCACGACTGTTTGGAAACCTGAGGCAAACATGGCGCTTCTGCTTCATAAACGTTGGGAAGAATTTAACCTCTCCCAGCCCTCCGATGCCACGCCAGTGTAGATACGAGACTCGTGTAAAAACATCTAAATTACCATCTGTCAATGGGGTGTCGAGGAGAAGACTTTGGAAGGTAAGGCTTTTGTATACACTGTAGGTGACGACATCGACTAGACCAATAATGTCATTTTACACCACTATTGGGCTGTGTTGAAGAAATCAATGACTGCATGTAGGTGGTAAACCAGATTGCTAGCTCAAGCTCTTTCTATCCTACTGATCATGAACATTGCAGAAACGATATAATTAGATCGTTTCATGCGTTAGAATTATTATCGTTATTTATGCAGCGCAGGTTCGTTTGGCTTTGGAATCTGTAAAGTGGATTCCTTGGCTGGGACACATTGAGTAGGTGTTCGGTTCCTTTCTCGTGCGACACTTGTCATGTTGACCTGTACTACATACTGTAGTGTGTGTACATACTCTAGTGTGTAACTAATGGTCAAGTTACCTGTACTAGTGTATCCGCCCATTTTGTGCATCTCAGACTGCACGTTGCTTAGAGAAGAGGGTGTCTGATCCTGGTTGCTTCCCAACATTGGCTTCGCTGTTTGTGTatctctttgtttttgttagtTTCCCCAAACTATGGTATTGGGAAGATATCATCAGCTCTATGGGTGTTGGTCGTTTCAAAGTTGTATAAAAGTGTGCCATGCAGCATCTTGCTAGCATGTATAGCAAACGTTTTGAAGAGAATCGTTTGTAAGTAGGTTGTGATGAATATCGTcgtttgtgttgtcatgtgttTGTTGAGTGAAACACTAGGAACCGGATCGAAAGGAGTTACCAGTCCTCCTAAGGTACGCATGCAAGTGGCCGGCAATTTGACGTAAATTGTTTGAGAATTTATCCGTTTGGATTGTGTATACTATAGGTTACAGATACGAATTGTCTTGATCTCGAGGACGGCAACCTGAGAAAGTTTTGTTTTCGCTCGTCCATCCTGACGAGAGCGAAAGACAATCAAACTTGCTCGACGCGATTTCTCTATTGGACGAATGGAAGTACACTGTTGCAGACGGCAACAGAACGAAGTGTTGCTCGTACGGCTCTTGTTACCTTTGATTCGACTCGCGCTGGTCAAGACACGTACTACATTAAGACCATGGCTGGCTTTCTGGGGCTAGACTCGAATGGAAACCTCATCCATGAGAGACAAGTACGTTAGTAGTAAAAATTGCATTTACTGTCATGTctatgtttgcttgtgtgtgtgtgtgtgtgtgtgtgtgtgtgtgtgtgtgtgtgtgtgtgtgtgtgtgtgcgtgtgtgtacgtatagCCAATTGTTTGCTAATGCTGTAAGCTCTGTAGACGTTGCATGTATATCGGTAGCCCTCGAATGAGCTAAAGCTCCTGACCAACACCACGTTCACACTAAAATCAGACTGTCTTCAAAACTGTGCCATGCAGTATAGTAGAAAGTGATCTAGATGACCAAAATCGGCGTGACCTTTACTATTTTGGTAGAGTCTAGTCTAAAGTAATGGCAATCTTGAAAAACAATTATCAATTCTGAAGTTGCTAGAGTGAACGCGGAGAAAATGCTCACCGATGCTACTTGTAACGTAAAGAGAGCAAGATGTATCGTATACAGTGTTTGACTTGCCCAAAACCCAATCTCTGAAGGGGCCTGTTCAGGGCCTGCATGTGCCGACCCTGCATACTCCCGACCAGATCACCCGGCATGCTTCATCAGAAATATTTATGTTATTGTTCTTTGTTACAGGCTGCTACACAGTTTCTAGTGACCGTCGCTCGATGTGAAGTAGATACTTCTGTCAGTCTACACCGTTCAGCAAACCATTGCAAGTTAATAATGTGCGGTCGCCGTTTGGGTGATGCGCATGCGTTCCTCCTTGCTTTTCCCGCCAGTGGAGCTGACGCTGTCGTCATACCTAATCGTAAAGTATGTCGAGGGCGAAAGCATTTTATGGCCGCTGTGAACAGGACGGAGCGTGTCGAAGGAGGAACTCTCGATCACTTCTACTCGGACAAACGCTATCACTTCGAGCGTGTCGCCCCAAGCGATCAGCCTTTGTGGTTTGACGAAGACGTGCGATGCAACTGTCGATTGTATTGCTTCTAGATAAATTAACTCGTAGTGTA of the Corticium candelabrum chromosome 7, ooCorCand1.1, whole genome shotgun sequence genome contains:
- the LOC134182723 gene encoding uncharacterized protein LOC134182723: MNIVVCVVMCLLSETLGTGSKGVTSPPKVTDTNCLDLEDGNLRKFCFRSSILTRAKDNQTCSTRFLYWTNGSTLLQTATERSVARTALVTFDSTRAGQDTYYIKTMAGFLGLDSNGNLIHERQAATQFLVTVARCEVDTSVSLHRSANHCKLIMCGRRLGDAHAFLLAFPASGADAVVIPNRKVCRGRKHFMAAVNRTERVEGGTLDHFYSDKRYHFERVAPSDQPLWFDEDVRCNCRLYCF